One genomic segment of Acetobacteroides hydrogenigenes includes these proteins:
- a CDS encoding M28 family metallopeptidase, with product MKKYLTLTLLLHLAYIGSAQENVPAANAQVKNLKKHLYYLASDELNGRRAGSEGQKRAAAYIAQQLSKSGVAPIGTKGASPYYQSFALHLAPVQDHFAVTATIKSTSQRVYMLNDMVVLSARGFGDTEVTPYMGPTDAAKGKRSYVPVVEAQSIDEGLAKIEEATKGKAKGTFMLLLPSKKLIEFRKSRFALSNLLLQSTNDAGDTVFTSPFTRSFKAKENEYYSRALPFLERHPALNILLIDEIFLRKLFKNKEQEADSPNAGLRLGETIEFIGRTPADKLTTIGTENVVGLIEGTDKKDEAVILCAHYDHIYQKSLRKTADTDTIYNGADDNASGTSAIMEVARMLAQAKKNGYSPKRTIVVAAFTAEEMGLIGSSYMAENPIIPLSKTRMVVNLDMVGRTNQSHTDTSMYVYPLVLGSTDSTFTHKLNQNAKRAGIDISGKLADSDRMSWTHGSDHASFVKKSIPAISLTTGKHPDYHKPSDEADKISYPRLERITNFAFYTVWQLANE from the coding sequence AACGCACAGGTCAAGAACCTAAAGAAGCACCTCTACTACCTGGCCTCCGACGAGCTTAACGGCCGCAGGGCGGGCAGCGAAGGACAAAAAAGGGCGGCCGCCTACATCGCCCAGCAGCTTAGTAAAAGCGGGGTGGCACCAATAGGCACCAAAGGGGCATCGCCCTACTACCAAAGCTTCGCGCTGCACCTTGCACCAGTTCAAGACCACTTTGCCGTAACGGCAACCATAAAAAGCACCTCGCAAAGGGTGTACATGCTCAACGATATGGTTGTGTTGTCGGCCAGAGGATTTGGCGACACCGAGGTTACCCCCTACATGGGCCCTACGGATGCGGCAAAGGGCAAAAGAAGCTATGTGCCGGTTGTAGAGGCCCAATCGATCGACGAGGGATTGGCCAAAATAGAGGAGGCCACCAAGGGCAAGGCAAAGGGGACCTTTATGCTGCTCCTGCCCAGCAAGAAGCTGATCGAGTTCAGGAAAAGCCGATTTGCCCTATCCAACCTGCTCCTACAATCGACCAACGACGCGGGCGACACCGTCTTCACCTCGCCCTTTACGCGATCGTTCAAGGCCAAAGAAAACGAGTACTACAGCCGAGCGCTCCCCTTTCTCGAGCGGCATCCGGCGCTCAACATCCTCCTAATCGACGAGATCTTTCTTAGGAAGCTATTCAAGAATAAGGAGCAGGAGGCCGACAGCCCCAACGCGGGGCTACGCCTAGGCGAAACCATCGAGTTCATTGGGCGCACGCCAGCCGATAAGCTAACAACGATTGGCACCGAAAACGTGGTGGGCCTTATAGAAGGAACCGACAAAAAGGACGAAGCGGTAATCCTCTGCGCCCACTACGACCACATCTACCAAAAATCGCTAAGGAAGACCGCTGATACCGATACCATTTACAACGGCGCCGACGATAACGCATCGGGCACCTCAGCCATTATGGAGGTTGCTCGCATGCTGGCACAGGCAAAAAAGAATGGGTACTCGCCCAAAAGAACCATTGTTGTAGCGGCATTTACGGCCGAAGAGATGGGGCTAATCGGATCGAGCTACATGGCCGAAAACCCCATCATTCCCCTAAGCAAAACAAGGATGGTGGTAAACCTCGACATGGTTGGCCGCACCAACCAAAGCCACACCGATACCAGCATGTACGTCTATCCCCTTGTACTTGGCAGCACCGACAGCACCTTTACGCACAAACTTAACCAAAACGCGAAGCGGGCAGGCATCGACATCAGCGGCAAGCTGGCCGATAGCGACAGGATGTCGTGGACCCATGGTTCCGATCATGCATCGTTCGTAAAAAAGAGCATCCCGGCAATCTCACTCACCACCGGTAAGCATCCCGACTACCACAAACCCTCCGACGAAGCAGATAAAATAAGCTATCCCCGATTGGAACGCATCACCAACTTTGCCTTCTACACCGTTTGGCAGCTGGCAAATGAGTAG